The Lysinibacillus irui sequence CAATACACGCCTACCTTTATAAAGTTTTATGGTGAAGTATATTGACTAGCTAGTAACATTCTACAATCTACTAACGTTACTTTATTCATAGATAGTCAGGCTGCTTTATTAATAAAATCATTTGTATATTACTTACTATAGCAAATCTACTTAACCACGGTTAAATTAAGCGTACCAGTTGTTATACCGTATTTTCAACTTCGGGTTTACGCCAATTTTTTGGCGTGATTCAGGTCAATTTTTGGCGTGATTTGGCGGACATAGAAAAACACCGCCACTTTTTTGGCGGTGTTTTCCTTATACTATAGGCTATTTTACATAAAATTTTGGATTTATTTTACTAAGTTAAGAGTTGGTTATTTATTTTCAATAAGTACCCTCTTAATTGAAAAATATACCAACAGTATAGCATAGTACGAAATTAGAGTAAATTCATTCTTTCAGCAAGATTCACAGCTTCTGTTCGTGAATCTACATTTAACAAAGAAAAAAGTTGAGTTAAATATCTCTCTGTTGTGCGCTGTGGAATATTGAGTTCAATAGCAATGGCTTTATTCGTATGCCCCTCCGCTATTAGTCTTAATATTTTCTTTTCTTTTTCATTTAAATGAATATCTTTAGCATCCTGCAGTTTAAATTTATCATCCAGAAAATCTAAGAAGTTTTTAGGTAAAACAATTTCACCATTTGCAATCGCTCTTACTGTTCTTAAAATTTGCTCCTTAGAGGCAGTTTTAGCTAAAATTCCTTCTATTTTTCTTTCTAAAATGAGTGGATAATAATCCGTGATATCATCTCCTGTATAGAGAATAACGGAAGCATTTGACTGAATGGCTTTAATATTACGAGCTAAGTTAATTCCATTTTCTAAAGGCATATTGATATCGATTAAATAGATATCATATGGCTTATTATTTATTCTTTGAATGACACAGGTAGCATCACTTTCAGTATCAATAATAATATCTTCATTGTCTTGAAATAAATTTTTAGTTCCTTCTAACACTATAGGGTGATCATCCACTATGAGCATCGTAATCATGTGTTTCACTCCCTTCTATCACAATTATTCTAATAGCCATTCCTCTGTTGACGTTTGAGTCAATATAAAATTGTCCATTAAATGCTTTCACACGCTCCTGCATACCTCGAATACCCATCGACTCTGCTACAATTATATCCTCCACGTTACATCCTACACCATCATCTATATATACAATTTCAAAGCCATCATTCTTTTCTTTTAAATGAATCTCAACTGAAGTTGCATAAGAGTGTTTTAAAGCATTATTCAGTAGCTCTTGAAACAATCGATAGATCATTAAATTCATACGCTCATCCTCTAAATAGAGACGATCAATCGTATAAATTAACAAAAAGTTAGCCCTCTCCTGAACTTTTCTTATTAATTTTTCTAATGCTGCGTTTAAACCTAGTGTGTCTAGTAACGGCGGCTTTAGATTTTCACAATAGGTACGTAATTCATGTAGAGAGGTAATCATTTGTTTATGAATCTCTGCCAGCTTTTCTTGCATATTCGTTGTATCTTTTGCATTAACTAGGACATCCACCTCTCGGGCTATATGGAGTTGTTCCTGTAAATTGGTGTCATGCAACTCTTGGGCTAGCAAATACTTTTCTTCTTCGAATCTCATCCATAATAGCTTATTCAGCCATGGTAATTGACCATCGTCAGCTTGCTTCATATGCTTTAGTTCCTCTAATAGTTCTTCTACCATCTTTGTATTTTCAATAAAATTATTTACATACAATAGGAGTAACTCAAGCCATAAAAGCTCTTCATCTTTTAAATGAATCGTATTATTATGCCCTAGCACTAAAGCTCTCTTATATCGTGCATCCTGATGAAGAAAGGCTACATAAACCTTGTCAACCTTTCTTATTTCTCCTAACCTTATTTCTTCCATTGTATCAGGATGGATCGTGAAATTTTCCTCAGCGACTGTCATGAATTCATTTGTTTCATAGTTATATGTTAGGACAAAAACATCTTCCAGCTCAAGGTGCATAGAAACCTCATAAGCAAATTTTTCTAAGAGCTCGTCAATTTTAATGGTCTTACCGATTTTATCCACAGCAGTATATAGTTGATGAATATAATCGCCCTTCGTCGAAAATAGTATCTTCCGTTTTCGATAATCGACCTTTTCTTTTATATAAAAAAGGATAACTAATGAGGAAAATGTAAAGAAAGCAACCCCTGATACAGCAGTCATTGTTAAATACTGACCAGCAATAAAATAAAGTCCCACAGTAAACCATACTGTAAAGATTAAAGAAAAAATAACGTAATAACGTAATCTTGTAATATGGTACTCAATATCAAATAACCTTTCTGCTAATTGTGTAAAGATAAAGCTAAAAGGGATAAGCAATAGAAATAATGAGCTAATCTCAGATGAAAGAATGTACGTATGAAAAAGTACTTTTGGGAGTGCATATAAAAATAGGAACGGTAGAAACGGTATTAAAATACTATTTAAGAAAATTTTCAACTGAGGTGAGCTATATTTGAAATAGCTTATTAATAAAATACTAAGGATAATCACAAGGAGAATTAGAAACATAGCTAATACAATATTTGAAAGAATATCGTTAGCAGTAGGGTAAATAGTGCCCATTAACCCTAGTATAAAAGCGAATATAGGAAGTATATAAAAGAGCCTGATATTATTGGTAAACATCCAATTTGTTTTCACAAATGAATAATAATTTCTTAAAAAATGTAATAAGACGACTAAACATAACAGCATACTACTACGATTTACAATAATTCCAATAGCATCTAACCTGCCAGAGACACCGCTACTTACATATGCTAATGAAACAGATAATACAAAAAGAATAAGTAAGTCTACTAACTTTGAATTCCTTTGTTTAAAATGTAAGTAGAACGCAACAAATAACGTTAGTAAATAATAACAAGCTGGTATGATTAATACATAGATAAACTGCTGAGGGATGTCCAAATGCTTAATATGTATATTAATTAAATCTCCATTGGGCTTCATTATGGTTAAATCATTGGCAGATAGTATTCTAGATTTATACCTTAGCTGATCAAAAGAGTCAATTGGACGCTTATCT is a genomic window containing:
- a CDS encoding response regulator transcription factor, which encodes MITMLIVDDHPIVLEGTKNLFQDNEDIIIDTESDATCVIQRINNKPYDIYLIDINMPLENGINLARNIKAIQSNASVILYTGDDITDYYPLILERKIEGILAKTASKEQILRTVRAIANGEIVLPKNFLDFLDDKFKLQDAKDIHLNEKEKKILRLIAEGHTNKAIAIELNIPQRTTERYLTQLFSLLNVDSRTEAVNLAERMNLL
- a CDS encoding sensor histidine kinase, producing the protein MELKTLRNKLFWPAIILYLIIGLYLNYVNYSAPYIEIEVEKEDGKWLVTRLYYKDWANRQNLSIGDAILTVDKRPIDSFDQLRYKSRILSANDLTIMKPNGDLINIHIKHLDIPQQFIYVLIIPACYYLLTLFVAFYLHFKQRNSKLVDLLILFVLSVSLAYVSSGVSGRLDAIGIIVNRSSMLLCLVVLLHFLRNYYSFVKTNWMFTNNIRLFYILPIFAFILGLMGTIYPTANDILSNIVLAMFLILLVIILSILLISYFKYSSPQLKIFLNSILIPFLPFLFLYALPKVLFHTYILSSEISSLFLLLIPFSFIFTQLAERLFDIEYHITRLRYYVIFSLIFTVWFTVGLYFIAGQYLTMTAVSGVAFFTFSSLVILFYIKEKVDYRKRKILFSTKGDYIHQLYTAVDKIGKTIKIDELLEKFAYEVSMHLELEDVFVLTYNYETNEFMTVAEENFTIHPDTMEEIRLGEIRKVDKVYVAFLHQDARYKRALVLGHNNTIHLKDEELLWLELLLLYVNNFIENTKMVEELLEELKHMKQADDGQLPWLNKLLWMRFEEEKYLLAQELHDTNLQEQLHIAREVDVLVNAKDTTNMQEKLAEIHKQMITSLHELRTYCENLKPPLLDTLGLNAALEKLIRKVQERANFLLIYTIDRLYLEDERMNLMIYRLFQELLNNALKHSYATSVEIHLKEKNDGFEIVYIDDGVGCNVEDIIVAESMGIRGMQERVKAFNGQFYIDSNVNRGMAIRIIVIEGSETHDYDAHSG